In Capsicum annuum cultivar UCD-10X-F1 chromosome 11, UCD10Xv1.1, whole genome shotgun sequence, one genomic interval encodes:
- the LOC124888528 gene encoding uncharacterized protein LOC124888528 isoform X2 produces MVISVCPLQTFYRISSHSDVSRCCHWKPYNRFCLLDFTKKINGKTWLIAALALVLFRFRHHWRSMNKDSRLGYLEDTRTCMEDLF; encoded by the exons ATGGTTATTTCAGTCTGTCCTTTACAG ACTTTTTATCGCATTTCATCCCACTCAGATGTTTCTCGCTGTTGCCATTGGAAGCCATATAATCG CTTCTGTTTATTGgatttcacaaaaaaaatcaatGGGAAGACTTGGTTAATTGCTGCTTTAGCTTTAGTTTTGTTCAGATTCAG acatcattggagGTCAATGaataaagactcaagacttggttacctcgaggacacaagaacatgcatggaggacctattttga